One Bacillus sp. FJAT-52991 genomic region harbors:
- a CDS encoding MarR family winged helix-turn-helix transcriptional regulator, protein MEKKEYRLEDSLGYKLFQASRLMTNRLNRHFKENGFSLTHEQWQILSRLYEKDGQTQHALAILNERDEPSVSRLIDNLIKRDLVERRAHPNDRRINLIYLTEHGQQLKQSYTMLAKQTIAEASFEVDAEEFAICLKVLDQVRANLK, encoded by the coding sequence ATGGAGAAGAAAGAGTATCGGTTAGAGGATTCTCTTGGCTACAAGCTTTTTCAGGCATCTCGTTTAATGACAAATAGGCTGAACCGTCACTTTAAAGAGAATGGTTTTTCGTTAACTCATGAGCAATGGCAAATTTTAAGCCGGCTGTATGAGAAGGACGGGCAAACGCAGCATGCATTGGCTATATTGAATGAAAGAGATGAGCCGAGTGTGTCGCGTCTAATTGATAATCTGATCAAGCGTGATTTAGTAGAACGTAGAGCCCATCCGAACGATCGCCGCATCAATTTAATTTATTTAACGGAGCATGGGCAACAGCTGAAACAGAGCTATACTATGCTGGCTAAGCAAACGATCGCTGAGGCTTCTTTTGAAGTCGATGCTGAAGAGTTTGCCATTTGTTTAAAGGTGCTAGATCAAGTAAGAGCCAACTTGAAATAA
- a CDS encoding DUF2812 domain-containing protein produces MKTFKWFLDIRKEEAWLNDQLNKGYELVKRGSLGYYQFQKTTETNQVIKLDFQKYMKKENLNTYVDLYEEFGWKHVAGSRFSSVHYWIKEQDGHDELFSDAPSTGAMLQRMASYYFMMFAVLLIFIPSGDGKLIYLNPKDAYLTPGLWEKQGSQFVQSFLFETPFAFMRFGSIWLLIIMTLFFAIKYTKCKKQAKAFAE; encoded by the coding sequence ATGAAGACATTTAAATGGTTTTTAGATATCCGTAAAGAAGAGGCTTGGCTTAATGATCAACTGAACAAGGGTTATGAATTGGTGAAAAGAGGTTCCTTAGGCTATTATCAATTCCAGAAAACAACAGAGACGAATCAGGTCATTAAATTAGACTTTCAAAAATATATGAAAAAGGAAAATTTAAATACATACGTCGATTTATATGAAGAGTTTGGCTGGAAACATGTTGCCGGTAGCAGATTTAGTTCTGTTCATTATTGGATCAAGGAACAGGATGGTCATGATGAATTGTTCTCAGATGCACCATCAACGGGAGCGATGCTACAGCGAATGGCTAGCTATTACTTTATGATGTTTGCCGTATTGTTGATCTTCATTCCTTCAGGAGATGGAAAACTAATCTATTTGAATCCAAAAGATGCCTACTTAACACCTGGATTATGGGAAAAACAAGGTAGCCAATTTGTTCAATCCTTTTTATTTGAAACTCCTTTTGCTTTCATGCGTTTCGGTTCTATTTGGCTGTTAATCATCATGACATTATTCTTTGCAATCAAATATACAAAGTGTAAAAAACAAGCAAAAGCATTTGCTGAATAA
- a CDS encoding DEAD/DEAH box helicase, which produces MNTFINLGINERWAKKLSDQSVTEPTPIQQEAIPLLLDGNDVIAQAKTGTGKTFAFLLPMLEKIDTEKSFIQALIVTPTRELALQITNELQQLTKEEDLNVLAVYGGQDVDQQIKRLNQHIHIVVGTPGRLLDHIRRGTVDLTDVTTLILDEADQMLHIGFLDEVESIIRETPFTRQTALFSATMPKEVRQLAKRYMREPRSIQVQSKEMTVEKISQYVIETTDRRKQQALCQTIDEAQPFLGIIFCRTKRRVSKLCDEMKAKGYNIDELHGDLSQAKRERVMKRFRDCELHLLAATDVAARGLDVEGVTHVFNYDIPQDVESYVHRIGRTGRAGEEGAAYTFAALKDKDLLNALEKGLGRKLERKEVELGDLPVVKNSRSSSKKNHRRK; this is translated from the coding sequence ATGAATACATTTATCAATTTAGGCATAAACGAGCGCTGGGCGAAAAAGCTTAGCGACCAAAGCGTAACGGAACCAACACCGATTCAGCAAGAAGCGATTCCGCTTTTATTAGACGGGAACGATGTCATCGCCCAAGCCAAAACAGGTACGGGAAAAACATTTGCTTTTTTACTCCCGATGCTTGAAAAAATAGATACGGAAAAAAGTTTTATCCAAGCGTTAATTGTGACGCCAACGAGAGAACTGGCCTTGCAAATTACGAATGAATTGCAGCAGCTAACGAAAGAAGAAGACTTGAATGTATTAGCTGTCTATGGTGGACAAGATGTCGACCAACAAATTAAACGGCTCAATCAACACATACATATTGTGGTGGGAACGCCTGGACGGCTGTTAGATCATATTCGTCGAGGAACAGTAGATTTAACGGATGTGACGACATTAATTTTGGATGAAGCGGATCAAATGTTGCACATTGGCTTTTTAGATGAGGTGGAATCGATCATTCGCGAAACGCCTTTCACTAGACAAACCGCTTTATTTTCAGCGACGATGCCAAAGGAAGTTCGGCAATTGGCGAAACGCTATATGCGCGAGCCGCGTTCGATCCAAGTGCAGAGTAAAGAGATGACCGTTGAAAAAATAAGTCAGTATGTGATTGAAACGACGGATCGCCGTAAACAACAGGCGCTTTGCCAAACGATTGACGAAGCCCAGCCGTTTTTAGGCATTATTTTTTGCCGAACGAAGCGAAGAGTTAGCAAGCTTTGCGATGAAATGAAAGCGAAAGGCTATAACATTGATGAGTTACATGGTGATTTATCTCAAGCGAAGCGGGAACGAGTGATGAAACGATTCCGCGATTGTGAGCTTCATTTGCTGGCGGCGACGGATGTAGCGGCTCGCGGGCTGGATGTTGAAGGAGTGACTCACGTATTTAACTATGATATTCCGCAAGATGTAGAGAGCTATGTTCATCGCATCGGGCGAACAGGGCGAGCCGGGGAAGAAGGAGCGGCCTATACCTTTGCGGCACTGAAAGACAAAGACTTATTGAATGCCCTTGAAAAAGGGCTTGGCCGTAAATTGGAGCGAAAAGAAGTAGAACTGGGCGACTTGCCGGTTGTCAAAAATAGCCGTTCTTCTAGTAAAAAGAATCACCGCAGAAAATAG
- a CDS encoding multidrug efflux SMR transporter codes for MAWIYIIMAGFLEIIWVIGLKYSEGFTKMIPSIITVAIIIFSFFLLSKALRSIPLGTGYAIFTGLGTIGTVIIGMLFWGEEVSPLKVFFLSLMLLGIIGIKLSPEQSQHQKQ; via the coding sequence GTGGCATGGATATATATCATAATGGCCGGGTTTTTAGAAATTATCTGGGTGATCGGTCTTAAATATTCAGAAGGATTTACGAAAATGATACCTAGTATAATAACGGTCGCTATTATCATCTTCAGTTTCTTTTTGCTTTCTAAAGCTTTGCGTTCCATTCCCTTGGGAACTGGATATGCCATTTTTACTGGTTTAGGAACGATTGGAACAGTCATAATTGGAATGCTTTTTTGGGGAGAGGAAGTTAGTCCACTGAAGGTATTTTTTTTGTCTTTAATGCTATTAGGTATCATTGGGATCAAGTTGAGCCCAGAACAATCCCAACATCAAAAGCAGTGA
- a CDS encoding spore coat protein — protein sequence MQFQSGQTHQNMQTGAVPPQLNHGGHEVMDVHEVLSGSIGAMNQYTMLRQYVKDQELLGILDRQCQFMQQEYNTTVDCFRSGQDPAVPTQSYKMTQDNDFIYGLTPTQPKKPIQSISEISDENVSGLMLGTVKASAAAKAMAACEVTNPVVRRVLADSVPNCIEMAYELSIYQNKHHYYQVPQYSQQDMQQMAQAFVPAQGNPQGNPTTH from the coding sequence ATGCAATTCCAAAGTGGGCAAACTCATCAAAATATGCAAACAGGGGCTGTGCCTCCACAATTGAATCATGGTGGTCATGAAGTGATGGATGTTCATGAAGTGTTATCGGGCTCGATCGGAGCGATGAATCAGTACACAATGCTGAGACAGTATGTCAAGGATCAGGAGCTGCTTGGTATTTTAGATCGACAATGCCAATTTATGCAGCAGGAGTATAACACGACGGTCGATTGTTTTCGTTCGGGTCAAGATCCCGCTGTTCCGACGCAGAGCTATAAGATGACACAGGATAATGATTTTATCTATGGACTTACGCCAACCCAACCGAAGAAGCCGATACAGTCTATTTCAGAAATTAGTGATGAGAACGTGTCAGGATTGATGCTTGGAACGGTGAAAGCTTCGGCTGCGGCAAAAGCGATGGCTGCTTGTGAAGTGACCAATCCTGTCGTTCGCCGCGTACTTGCGGATTCTGTGCCTAACTGCATTGAAATGGCGTATGAACTTTCCATTTATCAAAATAAGCATCATTACTATCAAGTGCCGCAATATTCCCAGCAGGATATGCAGCAAATGGCTCAAGCCTTTGTCCCTGCTCAAGGGAATCCTCAAGGCAACCCAACCACTCATTAA
- a CDS encoding PadR family transcriptional regulator, with protein sequence MNRHKLLPLTETMSYIMLALQEPAHGYVIMQKVEEMSNGEVRIAAGTLYGAIDNLIKHELIERVETEEARRKVYVLTGTGREILKLDMQRMQHIISVYKGENVNEDI encoded by the coding sequence ATGAATAGACATAAATTATTGCCATTAACAGAAACAATGAGTTACATTATGCTGGCATTACAGGAACCGGCACACGGCTATGTCATTATGCAAAAGGTAGAGGAAATGAGTAACGGTGAGGTACGCATTGCAGCCGGAACTTTATACGGTGCGATTGACAATTTAATAAAGCATGAATTGATTGAACGTGTCGAAACCGAAGAGGCTCGAAGAAAAGTCTATGTTCTAACTGGTACAGGGAGAGAAATTTTAAAGCTTGATATGCAAAGAATGCAACATATCATCAGCGTTTATAAAGGGGAAAATGTAAATGAAGACATTTAA
- a CDS encoding MMPL family transporter: MMNKIASFLVRAHKWMLALWLIFFVVMGYFAVQLPSLLEGDGFRTDGDFEQVQKELTKTFQFPESTLLILFEKQTNDSDAEFRTNINDTLTTLDKQTTTTMIQSPLKDAALMKSDMAYAVLHFDEKQEDMSDAIQEVKKITDDTAGVTVTGSPVLSEDINQASQDDLKRAELIGLPVALLVLLFAFGTVVASLLPLIIGAITVIISFGLLTFIGKDINLSIFILNITPMIGLALSIDFSLLFINRYKEELEKQAKAEAIITTIQTAGRSIIFSAVCVFIGLGAMLVIDIDIFKNVAIGGMVVIAIAVLGSLTLLPAMLYVLGDRIHKWRIVRTNRDSRARWRTFAGAVMKHPVLITLVAVAILIIGMLPVQHMQLAIPTADSLPKHFESRIAYEKIEETFMQENKSTIYAIAERPDGWLNEAGLQEMKKLQDSFSREKEVTEIDTLFAASNIEEPAKLAAALEQPQMRKQLEPAIEPFVQGEKLLIPVHLNVEASSNEAQTLARTWSEKDWPVDIQFGGQPKFNQEIYDEIYDKIGLAVAIILISTFIILMLAFRSIIIPLKAIIMNVVGLTSTFGILVWIFQEGHFGLPEMDLALIVPVLVFSLVFGLSMDYEVFLISRIREFYLKTEDNTEATVEGLANTSKVITAAALIMIVITGAFAFTGVAPVKQIGVGIAIAIAIDATIIRLLLVPSLMKLLGDWNWWYPFGKKKRKTEDTRPAQ, translated from the coding sequence ATGATGAACAAAATCGCTTCCTTCCTTGTTCGCGCCCATAAATGGATGCTCGCGCTATGGCTCATTTTTTTCGTAGTGATGGGTTATTTCGCTGTTCAACTGCCTTCTTTGCTTGAAGGCGATGGGTTTAGGACAGATGGAGACTTTGAACAAGTCCAAAAGGAATTAACTAAGACGTTTCAGTTTCCAGAATCCACTTTACTAATTTTATTTGAGAAACAAACGAACGATTCGGATGCTGAATTTCGAACAAACATCAACGATACACTAACTACCCTTGATAAACAAACGACTACAACGATGATCCAATCACCGTTAAAAGACGCTGCACTGATGAAATCGGATATGGCTTATGCCGTCCTCCATTTTGATGAAAAGCAGGAAGATATGTCGGATGCGATTCAAGAAGTTAAAAAAATAACTGACGATACGGCGGGTGTAACGGTAACAGGCTCTCCTGTTCTATCAGAAGATATTAATCAAGCCAGTCAAGATGATTTAAAACGAGCAGAATTAATTGGGCTTCCGGTTGCTTTACTCGTTTTACTGTTTGCCTTTGGAACCGTTGTAGCTTCTCTGTTGCCGCTTATTATCGGCGCCATTACCGTTATTATTAGCTTCGGTTTGTTAACATTTATCGGAAAAGACATTAATTTATCGATTTTTATTTTAAATATTACACCGATGATTGGGCTGGCGCTTTCAATTGATTTTTCTCTATTATTCATTAATCGTTATAAAGAAGAGCTAGAGAAGCAGGCAAAAGCTGAAGCCATCATCACCACGATTCAAACAGCGGGTCGCTCGATTATTTTTTCCGCAGTTTGTGTCTTTATCGGACTTGGAGCCATGCTTGTCATTGACATAGACATTTTCAAAAACGTAGCGATCGGAGGCATGGTAGTGATTGCCATTGCTGTGCTCGGATCATTAACTTTGCTTCCGGCGATGCTGTATGTGCTTGGTGATCGAATTCATAAGTGGCGCATTGTTCGTACCAACCGCGATAGCCGTGCTCGTTGGCGTACATTTGCAGGTGCTGTGATGAAGCATCCTGTTTTGATTACACTTGTAGCAGTAGCGATTTTAATCATCGGAATGCTGCCTGTTCAGCATATGCAATTAGCGATTCCGACCGCTGATTCGTTGCCAAAACATTTCGAGTCGCGCATCGCTTATGAGAAAATTGAAGAGACCTTTATGCAAGAAAACAAAAGTACCATTTATGCAATAGCTGAGCGTCCAGATGGTTGGCTAAATGAAGCTGGGCTGCAAGAAATGAAAAAATTGCAAGACTCTTTTAGCCGTGAAAAAGAAGTAACTGAAATTGATACATTATTTGCTGCAAGTAACATCGAAGAGCCCGCGAAACTAGCGGCTGCACTCGAACAACCGCAAATGCGTAAGCAGCTTGAACCAGCGATTGAACCATTTGTTCAAGGGGAAAAATTGCTGATCCCTGTTCATCTCAATGTTGAGGCGAGCTCAAATGAAGCGCAAACGCTCGCTCGCACTTGGAGTGAAAAAGATTGGCCCGTCGATATTCAATTTGGCGGTCAGCCGAAGTTTAACCAAGAAATCTATGATGAAATTTACGACAAAATCGGACTGGCGGTCGCCATCATTTTAATCTCGACCTTTATTATTTTAATGCTTGCTTTCCGCTCCATCATCATTCCGTTAAAAGCGATCATCATGAATGTCGTTGGTTTAACATCCACATTCGGAATTCTTGTATGGATCTTTCAAGAAGGACACTTCGGATTGCCGGAAATGGATCTTGCCTTAATTGTACCAGTGCTTGTATTTAGCCTTGTATTTGGCTTAAGCATGGACTATGAAGTGTTTTTAATTTCACGTATTCGCGAGTTCTATTTAAAAACAGAGGATAATACCGAGGCAACAGTAGAAGGACTTGCGAACACAAGTAAAGTCATTACTGCCGCTGCCCTCATTATGATTGTCATCACCGGTGCCTTTGCTTTCACTGGCGTTGCCCCTGTCAAACAAATTGGCGTCGGCATTGCCATTGCCATTGCGATTGACGCGACGATTATCCGTTTGCTGCTCGTTCCAAGCCTAATGAAGCTGTTAGGTGATTGGAATTGGTGGTATCCGTTTGGGAAGAAGAAAAGAAAAACAGAAGATACTCGACCAGCTCAATAA
- a CDS encoding multidrug efflux SMR transporter → MDWFFLLIAGFAEIGSVISLKYADGFKKLIPSVACLIFGSLSFYFLSLALTSLPVGTAYAIWTGIGSVGSVLAGMIFFNEPRNVRSILFVMCIITGAIGIKMTSGH, encoded by the coding sequence ATGGATTGGTTTTTTCTTTTGATTGCTGGCTTTGCCGAGATTGGTAGTGTAATAAGCCTAAAATATGCAGATGGGTTTAAAAAACTGATCCCCTCTGTCGCTTGTCTTATTTTTGGAAGTTTAAGCTTTTATTTTCTTTCTTTAGCCTTAACTTCTCTTCCAGTGGGAACGGCCTATGCGATCTGGACTGGTATTGGCTCTGTTGGAAGTGTGTTAGCAGGAATGATCTTCTTTAATGAACCTAGAAATGTAAGATCGATCCTATTCGTGATGTGTATTATTACAGGAGCTATAGGTATTAAAATGACTTCTGGACATTAA
- a CDS encoding D-serine ammonia-lyase: protein MKIIQDWIEKYPLLNELVATKEVFWSNPKYQSFQTGFKQLSLNENDVKDAEERLKRFAPYIAKVFPETRELNGMIESPVVPISAMHQKLSHMYEHPLEGRFLLKCDSHLPISGSIKARGGIYEVLKHAETLALKHGLLTENDDYSILDSEKCRNFFSQYSIAVGSTGNLGLSIGIMSAQLGFKVTVHMSADAKKWKKDLLKSKGVMIVEYKEDYSKAVEEGRKQAQSEPNCYFIDDENSRDLFLGYAVAAIRLKKQLEDLNVTVDEDHPLFVYLPCGVGGGPGGVAFGLKLMYQDQGHCFFAEPTHSPCMLLGLVTGLHDQVSVQEFGIDNITAADGLAVGRPSRFVGQTIEPLLSGSYTVSDNELFKLLTALADTENIYLEPSALAGVIGPVKLSTEQQGKEYVQQHHLKDKMKNAVHLIWATGGSMVPAETMDEYYKKGVKLSL from the coding sequence ATGAAAATCATTCAAGACTGGATAGAAAAATATCCTTTACTAAATGAGTTAGTGGCTACAAAGGAAGTATTTTGGTCAAATCCTAAATATCAATCGTTTCAAACGGGATTCAAACAACTATCACTTAATGAGAATGATGTAAAAGATGCCGAGGAAAGATTAAAACGTTTTGCTCCTTACATTGCCAAAGTGTTTCCAGAAACGAGAGAATTAAACGGAATGATTGAATCTCCCGTTGTACCCATCTCAGCTATGCATCAAAAGTTATCACATATGTATGAGCATCCATTAGAAGGAAGATTTTTGTTGAAATGCGATAGCCATCTTCCCATTTCAGGCTCTATTAAAGCACGCGGAGGCATTTACGAAGTACTGAAACACGCAGAAACATTGGCGCTTAAACATGGTTTGTTGACCGAAAATGACGATTATTCAATCCTTGATAGTGAAAAGTGTAGAAATTTCTTTTCACAATATTCAATTGCAGTAGGTTCTACAGGCAATTTAGGGTTAAGTATCGGGATCATGAGTGCCCAATTAGGTTTTAAAGTAACGGTCCATATGTCTGCTGATGCGAAAAAATGGAAAAAAGATCTTCTGAAAAGCAAGGGAGTAATGATTGTTGAATATAAGGAAGATTACAGTAAAGCGGTCGAAGAGGGACGAAAGCAGGCGCAGAGCGAACCCAATTGTTACTTTATTGATGACGAAAACTCTCGTGATTTATTTTTAGGCTATGCCGTGGCAGCCATTCGATTAAAAAAACAATTAGAAGATTTAAATGTAACAGTAGATGAAGACCATCCACTGTTTGTGTACCTTCCATGTGGCGTAGGTGGCGGACCGGGGGGTGTGGCCTTTGGTTTAAAGCTGATGTATCAAGATCAAGGACATTGCTTCTTTGCCGAACCCACACATTCTCCATGTATGTTATTGGGACTAGTAACAGGGTTACATGATCAAGTTTCAGTACAAGAGTTTGGAATTGATAACATCACAGCCGCAGATGGTCTTGCGGTCGGCAGGCCATCACGATTCGTTGGTCAAACGATCGAGCCTTTATTAAGCGGAAGTTATACCGTAAGTGATAATGAATTATTTAAGCTATTAACCGCATTGGCCGATACAGAAAATATTTACCTTGAACCTTCCGCATTAGCAGGTGTAATAGGACCGGTAAAATTATCGACTGAGCAACAAGGAAAAGAATATGTACAACAGCATCACTTGAAAGACAAAATGAAAAATGCTGTACACCTTATTTGGGCAACCGGCGGAAGTATGGTTCCTGCAGAAACAATGGACGAATATTACAAAAAAGGTGTCAAGTTATCGCTATAA
- a CDS encoding ABC transporter permease, whose amino-acid sequence MKKRYLIIALIILSIASLFIGVTNISPLDLFNLTNEQTLIFWKSRVPRLVSIIIAGMSLSIAGLIMQQLSRNKFVSPTTAGTMDSAKLGILVSMIIFTSATMLEKMIVAFVFAMAGTFLFMKILDKIKMKDAIFIPLVGLMFGSIIGSITTFFAYKYGLIQNISAWLQGDFSMVTSGRYELLYISIPLLIIAYIYADKFTLAGMGEEFAVNLGLNYKQAVNIGLTIVALMTTLVVLTVGIIPFLGLVVPNIVSMYQGDHLKNNLAHTALLGAVFVLFCDILGRVIIYPYEVPIGLTVGVIGSGIFIYMLMRRKAYE is encoded by the coding sequence ATGAAAAAAAGATATTTAATCATCGCGCTTATTATTTTATCCATTGCTTCATTATTTATTGGAGTCACGAATATTTCTCCATTGGACTTATTCAATTTAACGAATGAACAGACGCTGATTTTTTGGAAAAGCCGTGTTCCGCGACTAGTGAGTATTATTATTGCTGGAATGAGCTTAAGTATTGCTGGGTTAATTATGCAGCAATTGAGTCGTAATAAATTTGTATCACCGACGACCGCTGGAACGATGGATTCTGCGAAACTAGGAATCTTAGTGTCCATGATCATCTTTACATCTGCTACTATGTTGGAAAAAATGATCGTTGCTTTCGTTTTTGCGATGGCTGGTACGTTTCTATTTATGAAAATACTAGACAAAATTAAGATGAAAGATGCGATTTTTATTCCGCTAGTTGGGTTAATGTTTGGGAGTATTATAGGATCGATTACGACGTTTTTTGCTTACAAGTATGGGTTGATTCAAAATATTTCTGCTTGGTTGCAAGGTGATTTTTCAATGGTGACATCTGGGCGATATGAATTACTGTACATAAGTATTCCGCTGTTAATTATCGCTTATATTTATGCTGATAAATTCACTCTAGCAGGAATGGGCGAGGAATTTGCGGTTAACCTTGGGTTGAATTATAAGCAGGCGGTGAATATCGGTCTGACCATTGTCGCCTTAATGACCACTTTAGTCGTTTTGACAGTCGGTATCATTCCATTTTTAGGATTGGTTGTTCCTAATATTGTCTCGATGTATCAAGGAGATCATTTGAAGAACAACTTAGCCCATACGGCATTGCTTGGTGCAGTGTTCGTTCTGTTTTGCGATATTCTTGGTCGAGTGATTATTTACCCATATGAGGTTCCGATTGGGTTGACAGTAGGCGTGATCGGTAGCGGTATTTTTATTTATATGCTGATGAGGAGAAAAGCTTATGAGTGA